The DNA segment GATTGCCATGATTCGGGCATTGTAAGTTTTCAAGAGTCGGTTAACTGTGGTCATCCTTCGCTGAAATTGTTGAACGATGATTGAAAAACCAAAATTTCAGGCATGACACAGGTTTTATGCATCACAGAACGTACCAGGCTTTTTTTTATCTTTGTGCTTTCCTGACAATTCAGGCCTTCAGCGCTTTTTCTCAGTCAGTGCCGGAAACCGCGTTTGAGTCAGCCATACAGTTCGGGATCAAAGCACCAACCATCATGAAGCCAGACCAGGTGTTCACAGATCTGAATGTTTTTGAACATATTCTCCGTGAAAGTTATGGTCATTTTGAGATTCAGCAGTCTCAAGGCCATGACTGGGAAAAAATATTCGCGAATCTGCGTGATCAATTGCTGAAGGCTGGCCAACCTGTTCTGGTTCACCATTTTCTGGAACAATTGATGCGTTCACTGGATTTCACCGGAGATCCGTTTTTGAGGGGTGAAATCCAGGTTTTGAACCGAAACTATGTGGAACAGATCAAGGCCCTTTCACGTCCGTTTTATGTTCCGCTCAGAATGGCTTCATATCAGGGGCGATTCCGGGCCATGCCCCATACTGAATGGCTTGCCATTGCCAATCAATGGCTGGTGGGGTGTAAGCCCAAAAATTTCCGCTATTTCCCTGTACTGCCTGATCGTGCGGGCGAATCCCTGTCGGTGTTCGGTGTTTTTTCAGAGTCAGCACCGGATTCCATTCATTGTATTTTTGTCAACGATCTCGACCGACCACGCGAAATCACCCTTTCCATGCAACCTCTGGATATTCAGAATCCACTCCCGGCCAATCTTCCTGTGTTTGAATGGAAAGATGGAGATATTCCCTATATTCGCTGGTATCGGGACAGTTCTCCCTATTCAGGAGACACGCGACAATTTTTGAAATTGGCTCAAAAACTTCAGAATTACCAGACCTTGATTGTGGATGTCCGGGGGAACGTCAGCGGCAGTTTCGGTTATATTGAAAAATGGCTCCAGCAAATAACCCGTAACAGTTGGAGCAATGTGATCATTCGGGAAAAACAGTCGGCACTGATTCTGCGCGGACTTCTCAATCGCCTGGACTGGCTCAGATACCAACAAAAGTTGCAAAATTTTCCGGAAGCTCCAGACCTGACACAGAAACAACAGCAAATTCAGGCTTTGATCGACCATTTGCGCGACACTCGGGTTGCCGTAAAATGGATTGAAACCAAATTTATTTTTCAAGGCAGTAAAGAGTCTCCACCGTGGAATAAAAACCTGATCATCATCGCCAATCAGCATTGTGGCTCAGGATGCCAGTTTCTGGCAGGATTGGCCAAACAGCAGGAGAACGCCTGGTTGATTGGCGGCAACACGGGTGTTTTTCCACGCACCCCCTTGTTGCCATTGTATCAGTTACCTCAATCAAAAATCCTGTTGACCATCAATCACACCCTGCATCTGGATCATGCCGGGCAATATGTTAAACCTTCCGGGCATGAGCCTGATTACTGGCTGGCTCCGCCGGATGATATGAATGAAATTTTTCGTTTTGCCCGTTCCTTACAAAAAACACCTTGAGGTGATGTTACTGTTGCTGAAACAGTGAACGCAGTGGCACTCTGCGCAGAGGAAAACCGTTAAGGGACACTTGCATAGAGGCCAGTTCCTGCTCAAACGGCCCCAATGTCCAGCAGTCTTCAGGATCCAACGTTTCTACAGGTTGTCCCGAATCATTCAACGGACAAATATCTCTAAACTCCGCCAGTTGGTCCTCGTCAATTTCATCAATCCAGCGTAGAGGCAGTCCCTGTGTTCGGCAAACATAAGGGCGGGATTCATAAATCCGGCAGGAACCATTTTCATCCAGGAAGCAGCATTTGCCCTGTTGATGTGGCGGTGTTTCAGACAAGAGGCAGGGGTATGTTTCACGGATATTCAGGGCTTCCACTTCAAAAACGGTCAACTCATCCTGACAGCATTCATGACATCCCTTCCGGCATTGCATCCGTTCAGCATGCATTTGTGCGATGGGTGCCACCAACTGGTCTACCCTGTCATAAAACTGTCGGATCAGTTGCGGAATTTTTGTTTGTAGTATCGATGTTCGATTATGGTTCATGTGGTGTAATAGGCATTTTCCTTGATGTAACCTTCTGTCAGATCACAACCCCAAACCACTTCAGCATACTCACCGGTCCCCAGTTCAATTTCAATAAAGATTTCGCTATTTTTCAGATATTCAGAAATTGCGGCTAGTGGCACAGTGTTCTGATTCAGGGAATGGGCGTCAATCCACATATTGCGCTCACGACCAAACAGGATACGCAGTTTGTCTATGGGGACTACATACTCAAAGACCTTGCCAATCGCCATGATGAATCGCCCCCAGTTGGGGTCAGCTCCATAAATGGCGGTTTTAACCAACGGTGAATTGATCACCGATTTGGCAATTTTTAGTGCTTGTTTAGGCGTTTCCGCTTTTGAAACACACAATTCAATCAGCTTTGTCGCCCCTTCTCCATCCCTGGCGATTTCCCTGGCCAGATACGTTGCCATTTCACAGAAGACCTGCTCAAATTTTTCCAGATCCACCTCTCCGGCTTTGCCATTGGCCAGGACGACGACAGTGTCACTGGTGGAGGTGTCACTATCAATGGAGATCCTGTTGAAGGAACGATTGACGGATCTGTGGAGAATCGAGGACAGCGTCTCAGACGGGATCTTTGCATCGGTTGCAAAGTAACTCAGCATGGTGGCCATGTTGGGTTCAATCATGCCGGCACCTTTGGCAAGGCCGACAATGGTTGCTTTTCCCACGGTGCGGCAAATCCATTTGGGGCGGGTGTCCGTGGTCATGATGGCTCTGGCAAATTGCTCAATATGCGTCGGAGAAGATCCAAGTGCGGATTTGACCCGGGGCAAGCCTTTGGTGATTTTTTCCATCGGCAACATTCGTCCGATCACACCCGTTGAAGAAGGCAGAACCAGTTTTTCTGAAATTCCAAGGGTTTCACCGGTCATCCGGCAGATCTCTCGAGAATCATCAATTCCTTTCTGTCCTGTTGCAACATTGGCATTTTTTGAATTCACAATCACGGCTTGAAGCGTTCCATTCATCAAATGCTCACGTCCCACGAGCACCGGCGCTCCCGGCATGGTGTTCCGGGTAAATACCCCTGCGGCATGACATGGAATCTCTGAAAAAATAACTCCCAAATCCAGTGTGGAATCCTTGATGCCAACATTCAGTCCGCACCATGAAAACCCCGGGACCATTTTCAATCCTGTATCACCCATAGCTCTGATTCCTTCCAACACAGAAATTATTGATCACTCGTCTTGCAACGCGGTTGTTACTTCCCACAAAACCCCGGCACATGCAAGCGATTGAACGAAACCCTCCGGAGTAAGTTTTTAGCTCAAATTATTATGAACTTGTATGGTGGCACGCAACTGAAGCAGGTACTGCCTGATCGCAGGAATAACCGCCTGAGTCACGGGCGAAGGCAGAGTATCAAATCCATGCTGTGTCAGCGGCAATCGCAGAAAAGTCGTGAACGACGCCTGTTTCTTGCGCAAATGATGATAAAAGCGTAGCGATTCTTCAATAGGAACCATTGAATCATTTGCGCCATGAATCAGTAAAAATGGAACAACGCCTTGCTCCAGACAGTAAACCGGAGAGGCTTTTTCAAATAGAATTCTGTTTTCTGACATGGAACATTGCATGACGATTTGCTCCAGATGTTGTGCCAGGGCTGGGTATGCGGTTTTTTTCGCAAAGGGTGCGATAAAATCATAAACACCATAAAAAGCGACACAACCTTGCAGGCTGGTGTTAACCGCTTCAAAACCCGGTTGGTACTCATCCCTATTGGGTGTCAATGCGCTTAAAGCGGCAAGGTGAGCGCCGGCAGATTCCCCAACGACAAAAATGGAA comes from the SAR324 cluster bacterium genome and includes:
- a CDS encoding YkgJ family cysteine cluster protein encodes the protein MNHNRTSILQTKIPQLIRQFYDRVDQLVAPIAQMHAERMQCRKGCHECCQDELTVFEVEALNIRETYPCLLSETPPHQQGKCCFLDENGSCRIYESRPYVCRTQGLPLRWIDEIDEDQLAEFRDICPLNDSGQPVETLDPEDCWTLGPFEQELASMQVSLNGFPLRRVPLRSLFQQQ
- a CDS encoding alpha/beta hydrolase, translated to MIFLIGVHVVCGTALLTRLFLLFRLQESLLLQVEQTFPVSENTGSTITAMKSAHMNWQTYWNPLQLLVERQVSCLLDIVFYEDESVCLKLDLYKPVSSLNNAPVLLQIHGGGWSMGSRHHGIPLMVEMAAQGWLCVSISYRLSPEVAFPEHLIDCKRAIRWIHEKGPEYGADPSSIFVVGESAGAHLAALSALTPNRDEYQPGFEAVNTSLQGCVAFYGVYDFIAPFAKKTAYPALAQHLEQIVMQCSMSENRILFEKASPVYCLEQGVVPFLLIHGANDSMVPIEESLRFYHHLRKKQASFTTFLRLPLTQHGFDTLPSPVTQAVIPAIRQYLLQLRATIQVHNNLS
- a CDS encoding peptidase S41, translated to MHHRTYQAFFYLCAFLTIQAFSAFSQSVPETAFESAIQFGIKAPTIMKPDQVFTDLNVFEHILRESYGHFEIQQSQGHDWEKIFANLRDQLLKAGQPVLVHHFLEQLMRSLDFTGDPFLRGEIQVLNRNYVEQIKALSRPFYVPLRMASYQGRFRAMPHTEWLAIANQWLVGCKPKNFRYFPVLPDRAGESLSVFGVFSESAPDSIHCIFVNDLDRPREITLSMQPLDIQNPLPANLPVFEWKDGDIPYIRWYRDSSPYSGDTRQFLKLAQKLQNYQTLIVDVRGNVSGSFGYIEKWLQQITRNSWSNVIIREKQSALILRGLLNRLDWLRYQQKLQNFPEAPDLTQKQQQIQALIDHLRDTRVAVKWIETKFIFQGSKESPPWNKNLIIIANQHCGSGCQFLAGLAKQQENAWLIGGNTGVFPRTPLLPLYQLPQSKILLTINHTLHLDHAGQYVKPSGHEPDYWLAPPDDMNEIFRFARSLQKTP
- the argJ gene encoding bifunctional glutamate N-acetyltransferase/amino-acid acetyltransferase ArgJ, with protein sequence MVPGFSWCGLNVGIKDSTLDLGVIFSEIPCHAAGVFTRNTMPGAPVLVGREHLMNGTLQAVIVNSKNANVATGQKGIDDSREICRMTGETLGISEKLVLPSSTGVIGRMLPMEKITKGLPRVKSALGSSPTHIEQFARAIMTTDTRPKWICRTVGKATIVGLAKGAGMIEPNMATMLSYFATDAKIPSETLSSILHRSVNRSFNRISIDSDTSTSDTVVVLANGKAGEVDLEKFEQVFCEMATYLAREIARDGEGATKLIELCVSKAETPKQALKIAKSVINSPLVKTAIYGADPNWGRFIMAIGKVFEYVVPIDKLRILFGRERNMWIDAHSLNQNTVPLAAISEYLKNSEIFIEIELGTGEYAEVVWGCDLTEGYIKENAYYTT